The nucleotide sequence TGAACTTATAGAAAGCTCAACGTCGGGTATAGAATTCTCGCCATAATTTTCAAGAGTCAAGTCCTTATATTTGCCCCAAGCATATGTTGATATTTCATTGGTTTCCTTATTGCCGTCCTGAGCAACTCCGCCGTAATTTATACCTGAGAAGTTAACCATTGTCTGGCTGAGGAGGTTCCAGTCCATACCATTCTCAGAATGATAAGCGGATACTGTGCTGCCCTCTTTAACCAGCTTTAAATATCTCGGCAATACTTCAAGCTTTAAGAATTCACGGTTATACTTTCCGTCTTGTCTGTATTTGAAAGCTATACCTGAGCCGCCCTTTTCTATTTCGTAGTTAACCATAACGAAATCTGACTTTTCAGTCAACTCATCACGAATCATAAGTCCGCTGGCACAGTTGTTATTCAGCCTTGAAACTGAGGCAATCTGTGTAGAAAGAACTGCGTTTTCATCAACAGGCTGATACATATATGAGAATGAATCAGTAGTCGGATCGCCCAGCGCTATATTAAAATCATTTCCGGGACCGATAAGACCGCTGCTCTTAACTGTATAAACGCCGTCTCGGTATGAATAGCTTCCGTCCATTGTGGACTCGCCTATATCGGCAGTCAGCCACGGCGAAACTGAATCTGTATAATTAATATTTATAACCTTTATCTCAGAAGTTGTAGCTTCTCCGGCGCTGTCAACCGCTCTTGCCGACATATACGCTATTCCCTCTTCCGCATTGCTCAGAGTGAAAGTATATGGGCTGGATTCAGCTGTTCCAACCATCTCATCATTTTTATAGAACTCAACCTTAGAAATTGAACGGCCGTCAGCTGCTTTGGCTTCAGCTTTGAGTTCTATCGGCTCTCCGTAATTGTAACACGTATTGTTTTTAATATTTAAAGTAACTTCAGGATTCTGAGGCTCAGCCGCAGATTCAACTATACCGTTAAGATAATTTTCCAGGTTTGTATATCCGTTGTCTGCAATTATCTTTCCGTCAGCCGGATCAGATTTATTTAAACCGTTCTTCTCCTCATAACTATCCGGCATTCCGTCTCCGTCAGAATCAAGAGGTGCTTCCGCGCTGTTTAAAGTTGGCCATCCGCCGACTTCAGATTCATTATTAACCGCTCTTCCGGTACCGTTTTTGGTGTCATTAATAACTCTTGCATCATACGAATCACGTCTCGGAACAGTAGCGCCGGCGTCAACAAGTATTTTTTCGTATGCTTCCTGGGCAGTGTCTATATTATCCATAGGAATAAGCGAATCATAGACAGGTTCGTCAACATAGTTCGGAGCTTCTGCACCCTCGTTCAGAATAACGCCCTTTAGATTATCGTTTGTAACCTCACTGTTTCCTTCCAAAACGTTTCCGCTGAAATAGAACACTCCGGCCTTTGACGGATTCCAAATTCTGTTCTTTACATCCGCATTTGTAATAGGACCGGTTTTGTAATAGTTATTTATAACGTTTACTGTAGCTTCCTCGGCTCCGTAAGCATTATTAAATCCCCAGTTGTAAATAACGTTGTTTACCATATCGTTGTCGTTTATCCCCTCAAAATCCGGGTGTGTGCTTGATAATGACGAGTATCTCGGCAAACGGCTGGTGTGTGTGGCAACAAGGTTATGATGATATGTTACATTAGCTCCGCCCCATATTCCGCCGTAACCATGACGGCCTTTGGCATGAACAGCAAGCGCAAGGCTTTCGCTTATCATACACCACTGAACTGTGGTATTGGCTACGCCATACAAAGACATGGTTTCATCAGTTGACCAGCTGGTAGAGCAGTGATCCAGAATTATATCCTTTTGATACCTTGCAAACACAGCGTCGTTTTCTGCATGAGAAATATCGCCGGGTCTGAAACGCATATATCTTATGATAACGTTATCCGCCGCAATAACAATATTGTAGTCTCCGACACAAATACCGTCTCCGGGAGCCGTCTGACCTGCTATAGTAATATTGGGCTGGTCCAGCTTTAAAGCAGATTTCAAATGAATGGTTCCCGAAACATCAAATACTATTGTTCTGTTAGGTTTGCTTACCGCGTCTCTAAGCGACCCTTCGCCGTCATCGTTTAGATTTGTTACGCGGTACACTTCTCCGCCTCTTCCTCCGGTTGTATATTTCCCGCCGCCTTCTGCGCCCGGAAATGCCGGAAGATTAATTGCCTGAGCCTGCTCAGGCGTCATAAATGTTTCATTTTCCAAAGCTGCTTCTTCAGCAAATGCAGCAGGCATTATACTCACAACCATCAAAACAGCTATAAGTAATGAAACAATACGTTTAATACTAAAGTTTCTTCTCATAATTGATTCCTCTCTTATATAAAGATACACTCCAAATTAATTTTCTTATGTTCATAAAATATCCGATACTCCGGAGCTAAAAGCTCCGGAGTTCTTACATATATAATTATACGATTTTATTCATAGATGTATGTCTCAAAACTCAATCCATACAAGTTTATTCCTGCGTCTCCATAAACATATATAGTTGTGGCTTGACCGGTATAGGTATACTTTGCGCTCATTTGAGTAGTCAGAATAGTCTTGTTCTCACTTCCGTCATTGATAACAACGCTTCTTGTTCCGCTGCTTCCTGCCGGTTCTCCATAAACGACAATATCAGTAGTTCCGGCCGGAACTTCAAACGAAACACATTTGCTGGACTTGCTTCCGGGACCGCCTATTTTATATCTCTTAGAGAATGATATACCGTCAATTGTTTTTGATTTGCTCTCAAGAGTTCCGGTTGTAGCAACTGAAAGACCTGCATATGTCTTTCCGCCCTCAAGAGATGTTAAACCGCTGAATTCTTCGCTTGAACCGAAGTTCCAGAAATGAGAATCGAGCACTTTTTTAACGTTTGATGACTGGCTGAGCTTTACGCTGACATTATCAATATAATATGAAGCAGTCATACCGGCTTCAGGCTCAAACAGAACTGCGTTTGTTACATCGTATTTCTTTTCTGTATTAATCTGAGCACGGAAATCAGAACTTTCAATACCGCTCATATCAGCGCACACATTTCCATCCTGGTCTTTGAGTACCATCTGTGCTGTATCACCGCCAAATCCCATATCAGCAACCAAATCAATATGATACCATTTTGAAGCACTGTATTCATACCCTGTGGACTGTCCTCCAAAATAAACCAGTCCATCGTCCGCGAATGAAAGCTTAAACGCCTTATCTCCTGATTTTACTCTCAGATAAACATTCATTCCGGTCTTGTCGCCGGACATCATCAAGTCAGCTCCGGCAGTGATTATATTAGTAGAATTCTCAGGCAAAATATACTCGCGGAAAATATATCTCGGAGACGAATAGTCAGAATTAGTAGAAATCTTCATCTTTCCTGTCTCGTTTCCGCCTATGCTCTCGTTTGTCCAGGACGGGTTAAGAACATTTTGCTCCTGCTTCTGCCACATCCAATCAAGACCGTAATTAAAGTTCCATTCTACCGCGCTTGAATCAGATACTTCCTGCGCTGTACCGTCAAACGGGTTACAAATTGGAATCAAATCACTCAAATTATTCCAAAGAAATATTTTATATGTATCCCCATTTACGCTTCCAACATCAACACTCTCACCGCTTATCTCAGCGTTCTTAGCGTCAACCAGAACCCCATTCTCATCGTATCCGCACGCAATAACTGTTCCTGAGGTGAAACCATTGCCCGGATTAATATTAACCACGCCGTTTTCATAACTCTTTATATATGTTTCGGTTCCGCCGCCAAAGCTCTTTAATTCTTCTGTTGAAACCCAGCCAGCGTCAGAAGCGGCGCTTCCTTCTCCGCTTACTGTACCGAATCCCATATAATAGCTGTCGCCTATACCGTCGCACTTTATACTGGTTAACAGCACTTTTGTCTTATAAACGGTCGAGCCGTTTTCAGTTTGATATATATTTATTGTATCTCCAACTTTTTCAGCAATAAAGTATAAGTTCGCAGACTGGCCAATAACGTCAGTTACATCCTGAACAAGAGTCATCTCTTCGCCTGCGCCGCTTCTCTTCATAAGCTGGTATCTCGGCTTACCGTCCTCACCGATGTTTCCGCCGAAGTAATATGTTACGCCGTCGGCTGTTAAGTCGTTCTTTATAACAACTCCCATTTGTTTGCCGTCCTGCATACGGCTTCTGTAATATATCCTGTTGTCGCCGCTGAACTCCTGGCAAAGGTATCCGAATTTGTCGGATGTTCCGCCAATACTGCCGCTTGTATCTGTAGCTATTTTATAAGTATAATCATTAGTTCCCAAAACGTATGCTTTTACGTCATCGGGAGCATTTCCTATATCAACTATCTGCCAAGGTGAAATATCCTGAGACACAACAACATCAACACTATCAGCACCTGAACCTAAATTTTCATCAAAGCAATATACTTGTAATGTGCCTTTAGCTACGCCTGTAAATTCAACAGGAATATTAATCGTTTCTTCTCTGTCCAGCTCGTTTGTACTGGAAGCAAGCGGAGCACCGTTAAAGTAAACCCATACCTCTGTTACCTTTTTACCCTTATCAGGAGTAACCTTTACTTCGACATTAGCTGACAAACCCAGTCTGTCATTATTTTTTATATTAACAATCTTTGCAGCAGGGTTAGTTTGCTCTGTCACAAGCTGGCACACATTAAACTTTGTAACTGTCTCGCCTTGCTCCACAGCTGAAACATATGCAGAAACCGCAGCGTTTCCGGTTTGTTCTCCAACTTCGGCAACCTTTTCCCATTCAGCTAAGCTTGTTCCCGCATATAGCGACAGAACGCCTTCTGACTTTGAAATCTTAAACAACTTATATTTTTCAATGCTCTTGGCTGCGCCGTCCCAAATCTGAATATTTCCGGCTTCTCCATAGTAAATAACTTGTTCAAAGTTATCATTATACATCTTGCCTATAACAAATTTAGTTCCGCTGGTTTCATCAAGTGAAGAAATACCGCTTTGAACGTTTATATTTTTATTAGAAAGTTTATCTATTCTTGCAACCATGTCATAGTCGCCGGAAATATTAGATTTCTCCATCTTTCCGCCGTCTAAAACAGTATAGTCATCTCCGTCATACCACGCATTTTCAGCAGTCCAGCCCTCCGGCACTGTATCACCGGTTACAGAGACGGTTTTAACCGGGCTGAAAATATAACTTCCGTCGTTCTTGATAACTTTCACTGTGAAATCATTATCCCCTGTTGGAAGTTCAGAAACTGTAATCGCTGCAGCTCCGTTTACAATTGATGAAGTTTCTCCTACCTTCTTGTCGTTGCAGTACAATTCTGCTTTTTCAATATTTGAAACTCCTGCACCTGATATGTTAACAGTAAAGTTAACTTCCTGATTGCTTTGCACAACGTTTTTATCGGCGCTTATACCAGCTTCTATATCGGTTACAGGAGTTTTTGTTATTGCCTCCTCAACAAATATTTCAAGCCAGGTAAGTCCGTCCGGACCAATATTCTTGCTGTCGTGAGGATTAGTTTTGTCAAGACCCATTTTGTCTTCCCAAGTATCTGCTATGCCGTCGCCGTCAGCGTCATAATCACCAGCTCTAGTCTCCTGCGCGAGCGCCGGATATCCTCTGCCGTCATAATTTGTGGCGCCCTCTGGTATACAATCCGTAGGGTCGTCTACAAGACCAACGCTGCCTTTGCTTCCGATTGGAGCTGTGCGGGTTTCAACCTCGCCTATTATTCTTGTATCCACTTCGTCACGCTTTGGAAGAGTGGCTCCCGCGTCACTCAGAACCTCATTATAAACATCTTCTGCAGCGTCCAGAGTTATAGGATAATTATTATCATATTCCTGATATTGTTCATCAGGCGTTTCAATTTTCATATTGGTCTTATCCGCAACACTATAAACATTTGTTGCAACATAAACACCGGTATGCAAATCATCCTGCCAGTTGTTCTGATTAACAAGCTGGGCGTTTTTATAATCGCTGTCGCCCTCGTCAACATCTATTTTATTTCCGGAAGCATATACGCTTCCAAGCATATTCGGCTTATACTTCTGCCCAACGCTAAGCTCAAAAATTCTTGAGCGTTTTCCTGCCGGTGTTGCCGGACCCGGTCTGTAAACATTGTTCTGTATGTATGTCTTAGCTCCGTTTTCAGTTCCGTATCCCGCCTTATCGCCCCAGTTATAAATGACATTATTTTTCATATCAACCAAAGTTTGGTCATCGGTATATCCCTGGGTCATAGCCACAGTTTCAGATGTACCGATTTTAGGATTACGGCTCTTATGGCTGGCAATCAGATTATGGTGTATAGACAGATTTACGCCGCCCCAAATTGCCGCATAACTGTGTTCGCCCTTATCATGAACACTTTGGTTAAGCGCCTCCGCTATAATACTTCTTTGGATAGTAACATTTTTAACAGCATAGGCTGACAAGTTTTCATCAGTACCCCAGCTTACACTGCAGTGGTCGATAATAACATTTTCGCAGTCGTCAGTTATTTCCATACCGTCCTGCGCTCTTGTGTCTTTGCCCTCCGCATCATGAGCTCCGACGCGGAAACGCAAATATCTTAAAATTACATTATCGGCTCCGACCTTAACATTGTTCGATCTGAAGCAGATACCGTCTCCGGGAGCCGTCTGCCCCAGTATAGTCATATTGTCATGGCTTATAGAAACATTGCTTTTTAAATCTATATAGCCGGACACGTCAAAGACAACTATTCTGTTTCCTTTTGAAACCGCATCTCTGAATGAACCCTCACCACTGTCATTCAAATTTGTTACATGATATACCTCAATCTCTCCGCCGTTATTATAAGCGCCTCTGGCTCCCTGGGAGTACATTCCTCCGCCTTCAGCGCCGTTAAAAGCTACAACGTTCATAATATTTCCGCCTGCGCCTCCTCCGCCGGCTACTGTCTGCGCAGCAAAAACCGGCAGGGATACAGCGCTTAAACCAACAGCGGCGGCAGTCAGCAGTGAGCCGACTTTACGCACTAACTTACCTCTTTTTTTCATTAGATTTTCCCCTTTCCTATGTATTTAAATAAATAACAATGTCTCAGTTCAACGATTCAGAGCTGAACTTCATAATATAAATCAAATGAAACCTGTCGCCTAATCAGACGAACTGATTCTTCTATATAATAAAAAATTAATTCTCATATAAGCACCAAAACCGCAGCAAATCATAAACATTTGCCGCGGCAGTTTCCGGTATTGCCGGAAACGTTTGGCGCTTTACCGACATTTATCTATTCATTTCATCCTGATGACCTGTAGCTTTATGGCTTGCGATTATGCTGTCTATTTCTCCCAAACTGCTGCAGGACATATCGCCCATTACAGTATTCTTAACCGCCGACATAGCGTTTCCATACTCAATAACCTTCTGCATATCATCACAGGTTATCATACCATATAAGGCTCCAGCCAAATATGCGTCGCCGCTTCCGACGCGGTCCACAACCTCAATATTCATATATGGCTCTTCTTCATAGAACTTTCCGTCATAGTATATCTTAGATGAGAAGTTATGAATTTTAGGGCTGACAACGTCACGCCTTGTGGTGCACACAACTTTGCAGCCATATTCTTCGCAGTAACTCTTCATTATTTCCTCAAGAGTTCCCGTTTTCTGAAGCATTCTTCTTGAAGTTTCCTCGGACACAAACAAAATATCCACATAAGGGAATACAGAAGTAACAGTTTTTCTGGCCGTTTCCTCATCCCAAAGTGACGCGCGGTAATTTATATCAAAGGATATTACCGCCCCGCCCTCTTTAAACTTCTTCATAACCTCTATAGTGGTCTCTCTGAGCTGCTCGTTAAGCGCAAGAGTTATACCGCTGACGTGAAACACAGAAGTCTTTCCGTAAATAGACGGGTCTATCTCGTCTATCTTAAGAGTGGTCATAGCGGAATTGGCTCTGTCGTATATAACAGAAGACTTTCTAGGATATGCCCCCGTCTCATAATAATATATTCCAAGCCTGCTTTGTCCTGAGTGGTCGTATACGATACAGTCGTCGCTGACGTTGCCGTATCTAATCATATTTCTTATAAAGTGACCGATTTTATTTTCGGGAAGCTTTGTAATAAGAGCGCTGCGAATTCCCAAAACAGCTGAACCCGAAGCCACGTTCAGCTCCGCTCCGCCCGCTTTTTTGTCAAACGTGTAGCTTTGAGAAATCTTATCCGTTCCCGGCGGCGACAGACGAAGCATAACCTCGCCCATTGTTACCAAATCATATTCTTTGTTTGAATTTATAAAGTCCATAATATCCTCCTATTTTAACTCCCCTGTCATCAAAATCCTAAATTTCTATGCCGAAATACTCTTTAGCGTTATTGAAAGATATTCCCTTAACCACAGTCTCAAGAGTGTCCATATCATCAGGGAATTCTCCGTTTTCAACCCATGTGCCCAAAAGGTTACACATGATTCTTCTGAAATACTCATGTCTTGTGTATGAAAGGAAGCTTCTTGAGTCTGTAAGCATTCCAACAAACTTATTAAGAGCCCCTAGGTTTGCCAGCGCTTTCATCTGCTCTGTCATACCGTCTCTCTGGTCATTGAACCACCAGCCTGAACCAAATTGGATTTTTCCGGGAACTTCATTGCCCTGGAAATTTCCGAGCATTGTAGCAAGAACATAATTATCTTTCGGGTTCAAAGTATACAATATTGTCTTCGGCAGTTTGCTCTCCACCTCAAGCGCGTTTAACAGCTTTGAAAGAGGAGCCGCAATACAATAATCGCTTATAGAATCAAAACCGGTGTCTGCGCCTAGTTTCTCAAACATTCTGGTATTATTATTTCTGAGAGCTCCGATATGAAGCTGGAAAGTCCAGCCCAAATCATAATACTTTTCACCAAGCTTAACCAAAGTCTTGCTCTTATACGCGTCAGTCTCAAACTGGGTCAGTTTTTCACCGTTCATTGCCTTTTTGAAAATAGCCTCAACTTCTTCATCAGACACGTCCTCAAACGGAACACTGTCTAAAGCGTGGTCAGAAACACGGCTTCCAACTTCATTAAAGAAGTCAATTCTCTTATATACAGCGGAAATCAAATCCTGATAACTGTCAATTTCAGCTCCTGCAGTATCTGCGAGCTTCTCTATATACGGCGCAAATGTAGGCTTGTCAATATTAATCATAAAGTCAGGTCTGAACGCCGGCAGAACTTTCGCCTTTATATGACCTTTTTCTTTAATCTTTAAATGCCATTCCAAATTATCAACAGGGTCGTCCGTTGTGCAGATAACGGCAACGTTTGAATCGTTTATCAGCTTAGACGGGCTCATTTGAGTTGCTTTAATATGAGCGTTTGCCTTTTCCCAAATTTCATCGGCAGTATCTTCGCGTATAACAGTATCTATACCGAAATATCTTTGAAGCTCAAGATGGGTCCAGTGATAAAGCGGATTGCCGATGCCGTACTGCAAAGCCTTGCAGAAAGCTCTGAACTTTTCCTGGTCGGGAGCATCGCCTGTCATATATTTTTCATCCAATCCGCATGAACGCATGTAGCGCCATTTATA is from Monoglobus pectinilyticus and encodes:
- a CDS encoding pectate lyase family protein, whose amino-acid sequence is MKKRGKLVRKVGSLLTAAAVGLSAVSLPVFAAQTVAGGGGAGGNIMNVVAFNGAEGGGMYSQGARGAYNNGGEIEVYHVTNLNDSGEGSFRDAVSKGNRIVVFDVSGYIDLKSNVSISHDNMTILGQTAPGDGICFRSNNVKVGADNVILRYLRFRVGAHDAEGKDTRAQDGMEITDDCENVIIDHCSVSWGTDENLSAYAVKNVTIQRSIIAEALNQSVHDKGEHSYAAIWGGVNLSIHHNLIASHKSRNPKIGTSETVAMTQGYTDDQTLVDMKNNVIYNWGDKAGYGTENGAKTYIQNNVYRPGPATPAGKRSRIFELSVGQKYKPNMLGSVYASGNKIDVDEGDSDYKNAQLVNQNNWQDDLHTGVYVATNVYSVADKTNMKIETPDEQYQEYDNNYPITLDAAEDVYNEVLSDAGATLPKRDEVDTRIIGEVETRTAPIGSKGSVGLVDDPTDCIPEGATNYDGRGYPALAQETRAGDYDADGDGIADTWEDKMGLDKTNPHDSKNIGPDGLTWLEIFVEEAITKTPVTDIEAGISADKNVVQSNQEVNFTVNISGAGVSNIEKAELYCNDKKVGETSSIVNGAAAITVSELPTGDNDFTVKVIKNDGSYIFSPVKTVSVTGDTVPEGWTAENAWYDGDDYTVLDGGKMEKSNISGDYDMVARIDKLSNKNINVQSGISSLDETSGTKFVIGKMYNDNFEQVIYYGEAGNIQIWDGAAKSIEKYKLFKISKSEGVLSLYAGTSLAEWEKVAEVGEQTGNAAVSAYVSAVEQGETVTKFNVCQLVTEQTNPAAKIVNIKNNDRLGLSANVEVKVTPDKGKKVTEVWVYFNGAPLASSTNELDREETINIPVEFTGVAKGTLQVYCFDENLGSGADSVDVVVSQDISPWQIVDIGNAPDDVKAYVLGTNDYTYKIATDTSGSIGGTSDKFGYLCQEFSGDNRIYYRSRMQDGKQMGVVIKNDLTADGVTYYFGGNIGEDGKPRYQLMKRSGAGEEMTLVQDVTDVIGQSANLYFIAEKVGDTINIYQTENGSTVYKTKVLLTSIKCDGIGDSYYMGFGTVSGEGSAASDAGWVSTEELKSFGGGTETYIKSYENGVVNINPGNGFTSGTVIACGYDENGVLVDAKNAEISGESVDVGSVNGDTYKIFLWNNLSDLIPICNPFDGTAQEVSDSSAVEWNFNYGLDWMWQKQEQNVLNPSWTNESIGGNETGKMKISTNSDYSSPRYIFREYILPENSTNIITAGADLMMSGDKTGMNVYLRVKSGDKAFKLSFADDGLVYFGGQSTGYEYSASKWYHIDLVADMGFGGDTAQMVLKDQDGNVCADMSGIESSDFRAQINTEKKYDVTNAVLFEPEAGMTASYYIDNVSVKLSQSSNVKKVLDSHFWNFGSSEEFSGLTSLEGGKTYAGLSVATTGTLESKSKTIDGISFSKRYKIGGPGSKSSKCVSFEVPAGTTDIVVYGEPAGSSGTRSVVINDGSENKTILTTQMSAKYTYTGQATTIYVYGDAGINLYGLSFETYIYE
- a CDS encoding S-layer homology domain-containing protein, producing MRRNFSIKRIVSLLIAVLMVVSIMPAAFAEEAALENETFMTPEQAQAINLPAFPGAEGGGKYTTGGRGGEVYRVTNLNDDGEGSLRDAVSKPNRTIVFDVSGTIHLKSALKLDQPNITIAGQTAPGDGICVGDYNIVIAADNVIIRYMRFRPGDISHAENDAVFARYQKDIILDHCSTSWSTDETMSLYGVANTTVQWCMISESLALAVHAKGRHGYGGIWGGANVTYHHNLVATHTSRLPRYSSLSSTHPDFEGINDNDMVNNVIYNWGFNNAYGAEEATVNVINNYYKTGPITNADVKNRIWNPSKAGVFYFSGNVLEGNSEVTNDNLKGVILNEGAEAPNYVDEPVYDSLIPMDNIDTAQEAYEKILVDAGATVPRRDSYDARVINDTKNGTGRAVNNESEVGGWPTLNSAEAPLDSDGDGMPDSYEEKNGLNKSDPADGKIIADNGYTNLENYLNGIVESAAEPQNPEVTLNIKNNTCYNYGEPIELKAEAKAADGRSISKVEFYKNDEMVGTAESSPYTFTLSNAEEGIAYMSARAVDSAGEATTSEIKVININYTDSVSPWLTADIGESTMDGSYSYRDGVYTVKSSGLIGPGNDFNIALGDPTTDSFSYMYQPVDENAVLSTQIASVSRLNNNCASGLMIRDELTEKSDFVMVNYEIEKGGSGIAFKYRQDGKYNREFLKLEVLPRYLKLVKEGSTVSAYHSENGMDWNLLSQTMVNFSGINYGGVAQDGNKETNEISTYAWGKYKDLTLENYGENSIPDVELSISSNRNGISSEQNQYYTTDEITANVTSGDSEALEKAELYVDGKLYQEDASAPFNVKIDGLEAGSHWVTAVAYDKDGAKNSASVSIGVSDLTAMPGWDAVSVGDSKMRGAFDFNSDGTVKIYGTGFGVADVANEEYPYAYTGMNGDFTASFKVEAQDVSEYDQVGFLLRDGLSAGDNSYVFYFQIYNGELFTKNSEKGKVYEKIGQQKYKNTPVWLRINKTGNKVTAEYSQDGAEWLKVGEEETDLSENYYFGLFGASAEDFKVSEFKLSDFRISNGTFSDLAGFEWAEPAIANLTQQGIVSGDGTGSYNPELNVTRAEFSKMLVGAYEAKNPNAVITEGEPSFADVDKSEWYSEYINKAYGYGLINGTTELTFEPDRNVTREEMAAMICRAVDGATAVYGDLTEEFSDADMISDWARPYVSALYALGIMQGDQNNCFNPLNYANRAEAAVVIYNFMSK
- a CDS encoding sugar kinase, which codes for MDFINSNKEYDLVTMGEVMLRLSPPGTDKISQSYTFDKKAGGAELNVASGSAVLGIRSALITKLPENKIGHFIRNMIRYGNVSDDCIVYDHSGQSRLGIYYYETGAYPRKSSVIYDRANSAMTTLKIDEIDPSIYGKTSVFHVSGITLALNEQLRETTIEVMKKFKEGGAVISFDINYRASLWDEETARKTVTSVFPYVDILFVSEETSRRMLQKTGTLEEIMKSYCEEYGCKVVCTTRRDVVSPKIHNFSSKIYYDGKFYEEEPYMNIEVVDRVGSGDAYLAGALYGMITCDDMQKVIEYGNAMSAVKNTVMGDMSCSSLGEIDSIIASHKATGHQDEMNR
- the uxaC gene encoding glucuronate isomerase codes for the protein MKKFMDKDFMLSNETAKKLYHDFAADMPIFDYHCHLSPQMMYEDKPFDNITQIFLGGDHYKWRYMRSCGLDEKYMTGDAPDQEKFRAFCKALQYGIGNPLYHWTHLELQRYFGIDTVIREDTADEIWEKANAHIKATQMSPSKLINDSNVAVICTTDDPVDNLEWHLKIKEKGHIKAKVLPAFRPDFMINIDKPTFAPYIEKLADTAGAEIDSYQDLISAVYKRIDFFNEVGSRVSDHALDSVPFEDVSDEEVEAIFKKAMNGEKLTQFETDAYKSKTLVKLGEKYYDLGWTFQLHIGALRNNNTRMFEKLGADTGFDSISDYCIAAPLSKLLNALEVESKLPKTILYTLNPKDNYVLATMLGNFQGNEVPGKIQFGSGWWFNDQRDGMTEQMKALANLGALNKFVGMLTDSRSFLSYTRHEYFRRIMCNLLGTWVENGEFPDDMDTLETVVKGISFNNAKEYFGIEI